One Panicum virgatum strain AP13 chromosome 3N, P.virgatum_v5, whole genome shotgun sequence DNA segment encodes these proteins:
- the LOC120664762 gene encoding PRA1 family protein B2-like yields MVAPARSGGLELHAATASGGRAAGASPAGACSSSSPPPPHDGAGPRLRRRACARGGRAGLRPRGGSRARRPRPCPPRRPRRARAPPPRPPELASPARLQLGPPAAAPLLESRALSDAPLAAAVFRLFVGRLADMARRSLSDRRPWTELLDRSAFSRPDSLSEATSRLRRNLGYFRVNYAAIVAFLLTASLLAHPFSLLALLDILAAWCFLYAFHPSDQPVVLFGRTFTDRETLLRLVVASVLAFFLSTVASLIISGLLVGGAIIPAHRACRMPEDLFLDDPSAASSGNTTTRLLSFLASPRSGV; encoded by the coding sequence ATGGTGGCGCCAGCCAGATctggcggcctcgagctccaTGCGGctacggcgagcggcgggcgcgcggccgGAGCGTCGCCTGCGGGCGCGTGCAGTAGCAgctccccacccccaccccacgACGGAGCAGGGCCCCGCCTCCGACGGCGGGCCTGCGCGCGGGGCGGCAGAGCAGGGCTTCGCCCCCGTGGCGGGtctcgcgcgcggcggccgcgtcctTGTCCGCCTCGTCGACCTAGGCGCGCACGGGCTCCTCCACCGCGTCCTCCCGAGCTCGCCTCACCGGCACGCCTCCAGCTTGGtcctcctgcggcggcgcccctgctcGAGTCCCGGGCCCTCTCcgacgcgccgctcgccgcggcggTCTTCCGTCTCTTTGTGGGCCGGCTGGCCGACATGGCGCGGCGCTCGCTCTCGGACCGGCGGCCGTGGACGGAGCTGCTAGACCGCTCGGCCTTCTCCCGCCCGGACTCGCTCTCCGAGGCCACCTCGCGGCTGCGCCGCAACCTCGGCTACTTCCGCGTCAACTACGCCGCCATCGTCGCCTTCTTGCTCACGGCCTCGCTCCTGGCGcaccccttctccctcctcgccctcctcgACATCCTCGCCGCTTGGTGCTTCCTCTACGCCTTCCACCCCTCCGACCAGCCCGTCGTGCTCTTCGGCCGCACCTTCACCGACCGCGAGACGCTGCTCCGCCTCGTCGTTGCGTCCGTGCTAGCCTTCTTCCTCAGCACCGTCGCTTCGCTCATCATCTCCGGGCTGCTCGTCGGGGGCGCCATCATCCCCGCGCACCGAGCCTGCCGCATGCCAGAGGACCTCTTCCTTGATGATCCCAGCGCTGCGTCCAGTGGCAACACCACCACCAGGCTGCTATCCTTCCTTGCGTCGCCCAGATCTGGGGTTTGA